The following are encoded in a window of Massilia sp. R2A-15 genomic DNA:
- a CDS encoding M1 family metallopeptidase, whose product MNIKRLPLAVAALLLSLSAVAAEQFDDKFRQLDELLPTPGSMRTASGAPGHAYWQQRADYKLRATLDEKNRAISGAGTVTYHNNSPDTLSYLWVQLDQNMFRADSDNRMAATVPSREAWAAKSETDGMKFEAMRFNLESRTFDGGFNITALTGPGGQPLHYVINKTMMRIDLPQPMKPGATFAFSMAWNFKVPELNVLGRRSGYERFDDADKNDLFEIAQWFPRMAAYYDAAGWQNKQYLGDGEFTLEFGDYDVELTVPADHIVASTGELQNPDAVLTAAQRERLRQARTATKPVVIVTQAEAEAAEKSRSSATKTWHFKAKNVRDFAFATSRKFIWDAQGYKKGGTDVMAMSFYPKEGNPLWEKFSTQAVIHTIDQYNKYSFDYPYPTAISVNGPVGGMEYPMISFNGPRPTKDKKTGEITYSKATKYGLIGVIIHEVGHNYFPMIVNSDERQWTWMDEGINTFAQFLAEQAWEENFPRSRGEPRNIVDYMRSKNQVPIMTNSESVIQRGNNAYAKPATALNILRETVLGRELFDFAFREYAQRWKFKRPTPSDFFRTMEDASGTDLDWFWRGWFYTTDSVDVSVDGITEYGVSSKNPEVEKAWKKAQHDAEPVSLTDQRNKGTLARRVEAHPELKDFYNDHDDFTVTNKDRNKYNETMETLEPWEKALLAQGKHLYLVDFSNLGGLVTPLVLEIELKSGKKYIERIPAEVWRYNSKKVTKLIVTDEPMVGLVQDPYWETADTDVSNNAWPRKITPSRVELFKSERGTNDLMKDMKVQLKPIKKDGK is encoded by the coding sequence ATGAATATCAAACGCCTTCCCCTCGCCGTTGCCGCCCTCCTGCTCTCGCTGTCCGCCGTCGCCGCGGAGCAGTTCGACGACAAGTTCCGCCAGCTCGACGAGCTGCTGCCGACGCCAGGCAGCATGCGCACCGCCTCAGGCGCGCCCGGCCACGCCTACTGGCAGCAGCGCGCCGACTACAAGCTGCGCGCCACGCTCGACGAAAAGAACCGCGCGATTTCCGGCGCCGGCACGGTCACCTACCATAACAATTCGCCGGACACGCTGTCGTATCTGTGGGTGCAGCTGGACCAGAACATGTTCCGCGCCGATTCGGACAACCGCATGGCCGCCACCGTGCCGTCGCGCGAGGCATGGGCCGCGAAGAGCGAAACGGACGGCATGAAATTCGAGGCGATGCGCTTCAACCTGGAGAGCCGCACCTTCGACGGCGGCTTCAACATCACGGCGCTCACAGGCCCTGGCGGCCAGCCGCTTCACTACGTCATCAACAAGACGATGATGCGGATCGACCTGCCACAGCCGATGAAGCCTGGCGCGACTTTCGCGTTCAGCATGGCCTGGAACTTCAAGGTGCCGGAACTGAACGTGCTGGGCCGACGCAGCGGCTACGAGCGCTTCGACGACGCTGACAAGAACGACCTGTTCGAGATCGCGCAGTGGTTCCCCCGCATGGCGGCCTACTACGACGCGGCCGGCTGGCAGAACAAGCAGTACCTGGGCGACGGCGAGTTCACGCTCGAATTCGGCGACTACGACGTCGAGCTGACCGTCCCGGCCGACCACATCGTCGCCAGCACGGGCGAGCTGCAGAATCCCGACGCCGTGCTGACCGCGGCCCAGCGCGAGCGCCTGCGCCAGGCGCGCACTGCCACCAAACCCGTCGTCATCGTCACCCAGGCCGAAGCCGAGGCGGCGGAAAAATCGCGCAGCAGCGCCACCAAAACCTGGCACTTCAAGGCGAAGAACGTGCGCGACTTCGCGTTCGCCACCAGCCGCAAGTTCATCTGGGACGCGCAGGGCTACAAGAAGGGCGGCACCGACGTGATGGCGATGTCGTTCTATCCGAAGGAAGGCAATCCGCTGTGGGAGAAGTTCTCGACCCAGGCGGTGATCCACACCATCGACCAGTACAACAAGTACTCGTTCGACTATCCCTACCCGACCGCAATTTCCGTCAACGGGCCGGTGGGAGGCATGGAGTACCCGATGATTTCGTTTAACGGCCCGCGTCCGACCAAGGACAAGAAGACCGGCGAGATCACTTATTCGAAGGCGACCAAGTATGGCCTGATCGGCGTGATCATCCACGAGGTCGGCCACAATTACTTCCCGATGATCGTCAACTCGGACGAGCGCCAGTGGACCTGGATGGACGAAGGCATCAACACCTTTGCGCAGTTCCTCGCCGAGCAGGCCTGGGAAGAGAATTTTCCGCGTTCGCGCGGCGAGCCGCGCAACATCGTCGACTACATGCGCAGCAAGAACCAGGTGCCGATCATGACCAACTCGGAATCGGTTATCCAGCGCGGCAACAACGCCTACGCCAAGCCGGCCACGGCGCTGAACATCCTGCGCGAAACGGTGTTGGGCCGCGAGCTGTTCGACTTCGCCTTCCGCGAATACGCGCAGCGCTGGAAGTTCAAGCGCCCTACCCCGTCGGACTTCTTCCGCACGATGGAAGACGCGTCGGGCACCGACCTTGACTGGTTCTGGCGCGGGTGGTTCTACACCACCGATTCGGTCGACGTCAGCGTCGACGGCATCACCGAGTACGGCGTGAGCAGCAAGAATCCGGAAGTCGAAAAAGCCTGGAAGAAGGCGCAGCATGATGCCGAGCCGGTGTCGCTGACCGACCAGCGCAACAAGGGCACGCTGGCGCGTCGCGTCGAAGCGCATCCCGAGCTGAAGGACTTCTACAACGATCACGACGACTTCACGGTCACGAACAAGGACCGCAACAAGTACAACGAGACGATGGAAACGCTGGAGCCGTGGGAAAAGGCGCTGCTCGCGCAGGGCAAACACCTGTACCTGGTCGACTTCTCCAACCTCGGCGGGCTGGTGACGCCGCTGGTGCTGGAGATTGAACTCAAGAGCGGCAAGAAGTATATCGAGCGGATCCCGGCTGAAGTATGGCGCTACAATTCGAAGAAGGTCACCAAGCTGATCGTCACCGACGAACCGATGGTCGGCCTGGTGCAGGATCCGTACTGGGAAACCGCCGACACGGACGTGAGCAACAACGCGTGGCCGCGCAAGATTACGCCGTCGCGCGTGGAGCTATTCAAGTCCGAACGCGGGACCAATGACCTGATGAAGGACATGAAGGTGCAGCTCAAGCCAATCAAGAAGGACGGGAAGTGA
- a CDS encoding DUF6702 family protein, which yields MIRILKLCVAALTLCCAAAQAHQYHFGITDISFNQKTGSTEVVHTYQADDIAALLQNLYQRQFDLTQPEDEAVLRKYVEKRFWIEGADKRRLPLHWVGLKAGAETVEIYQEVENSPLSKAALIHDEVLIDFIAAQANTVNVSEGGKIRSLSFDRQKTDQPAH from the coding sequence GTGATACGCATCCTGAAGCTGTGCGTCGCCGCGCTGACCCTGTGCTGCGCGGCGGCACAGGCGCACCAGTACCATTTCGGCATCACCGACATCTCGTTCAACCAGAAGACCGGCAGCACGGAGGTGGTGCACACCTACCAGGCGGACGACATCGCGGCGCTGCTGCAGAACCTGTACCAGCGCCAGTTCGACCTGACGCAGCCCGAGGACGAGGCGGTGCTGCGTAAATATGTCGAGAAGCGGTTCTGGATCGAGGGCGCCGACAAGCGCCGCCTGCCGCTGCACTGGGTCGGCCTGAAGGCCGGCGCGGAAACCGTCGAAATCTACCAGGAAGTCGAAAACTCGCCGCTGTCGAAGGCGGCGCTGATTCACGACGAGGTGCTGATCGACTTCATCGCTGCGCAAGCGAACACAGTCAACGTCAGCGAGGGCGGCAAGATCAGGTCGTTGTCGTTCGACCGGCAGAAGACTGACCAGCCGGCGCACTGA
- a CDS encoding hybrid sensor histidine kinase/response regulator — translation MEHERELQAQDHEILIVEDSPTQAERLRRLVASAGYRVRVAANGQKALDQIRERKPQLIVSDIIMPEMDGYALCRALKADAALRDIPVILVTALNDPKDIIRGIESGADNFIRKPYSEEYLLNRVSQVLLNQRLRQDAGPEAGIGVYLGEQKHIINASRQQMLDLLISTYEQAVQVNSELQARERQVIELNMRLSQHAAELEAHNQEIARKNIELAEASRMKSAFIANMSHELRTPLNAIIGFTGTLLMKLPGPLTDDQDRQLNTIRTSARHLLSLINDILDVAKIEAGKVTLALAPVQCQALITETADSLRPLAAQKGLALTVDLPPEPVVVTSDRRALAQIVINLVNNAIKFTEHGAIRVALTQRSIAGEVVTEVSVTDSGAGIRAEDQAKLFQAFSQLDSTSTRHAEGAGLGLYLCQNLANLLGGSLQLSSEFGVGSTFTLVLRERQAG, via the coding sequence GTGGAACACGAACGGGAACTGCAGGCGCAAGACCATGAAATCCTCATCGTCGAGGACAGCCCGACCCAGGCCGAACGCCTGCGCCGGCTGGTCGCGTCGGCCGGCTATCGCGTGCGGGTCGCTGCCAACGGCCAGAAGGCCCTCGACCAGATCCGCGAGCGCAAGCCGCAGCTGATCGTCTCGGACATCATCATGCCCGAAATGGACGGCTACGCATTGTGCCGTGCGCTCAAGGCAGATGCCGCGCTGCGCGACATTCCCGTCATCCTCGTCACCGCGCTCAACGACCCGAAGGACATCATCCGCGGCATCGAGTCCGGCGCCGACAACTTCATCCGAAAGCCCTACTCCGAAGAGTACCTGCTGAACCGCGTCAGCCAGGTGCTGCTTAACCAGCGCCTGCGCCAGGATGCGGGGCCGGAAGCGGGTATCGGAGTCTATCTGGGCGAGCAGAAGCACATCATCAACGCCAGCCGCCAGCAGATGCTCGACCTGTTGATCTCGACCTACGAACAGGCGGTGCAGGTCAACAGCGAGCTGCAGGCGCGCGAACGCCAGGTCATCGAGCTGAACATGCGGCTGTCGCAGCATGCCGCCGAACTGGAGGCGCACAACCAGGAGATCGCGCGCAAGAACATCGAGCTGGCCGAGGCGAGCCGCATGAAATCGGCGTTCATCGCCAACATGTCGCACGAGCTGCGCACGCCGCTCAATGCGATCATCGGGTTCACCGGCACGCTGCTGATGAAGCTCCCCGGTCCGCTCACCGACGACCAGGACCGCCAGCTGAACACGATCCGCACCAGCGCGCGCCACCTGCTCTCGCTGATCAACGACATCCTCGACGTCGCGAAGATCGAGGCCGGCAAAGTCACGCTGGCGCTGGCGCCGGTGCAGTGCCAGGCGCTGATTACCGAAACGGCCGATTCGCTGCGGCCGCTGGCGGCGCAAAAGGGACTGGCGCTCACGGTCGACCTGCCGCCCGAACCGGTCGTGGTCACCAGCGACCGGCGCGCGCTGGCCCAGATCGTGATCAACCTGGTCAACAATGCGATCAAGTTCACCGAGCACGGTGCGATCCGGGTCGCCCTGACGCAGCGCAGCATCGCCGGCGAAGTCGTTACCGAAGTGAGTGTGACCGACAGCGGCGCGGGCATCCGGGCCGAGGATCAGGCCAAGCTGTTCCAGGCGTTTTCGCAGCTCGATTCGACATCCACCAGGCACGCGGAAGGGGCGGGACTGGGTTTGTACTTATGCCAGAACCTGGCCAACCTGCTGGGCGGAAGCCTGCAGCTGTCGAGCGAGTTCGGGGTCGGCAGCACCTTCACGCTGGTGCTGCGCGAAAGACAGGCAGGCTGA
- a CDS encoding 2OG-Fe dioxygenase family protein, which translates to MTTPALPFTDPSELAHDLRTAGYALLRPLDVAALAGCSIGDLNALVPAWDYLAPDNYLKDGGRYRRRRHSCFIDDGAALAQTPHRAHWQPIEYNALHGGMHRLFEPIEPATIAQPAWSKLLHALGQACSAVKGAQPWHVEAHQFRIDTLEGIGRPTPEGAHRDGVDFVAVLLVGRHNIKGGETRIFEAAGPGGKRFTMLEPWTLLMLDDAAVIHESTPIQPTGENGYRDTLVLTWRAGAFQGEDAPPDPV; encoded by the coding sequence ATGACGACTCCCGCCCTTCCCTTTACCGATCCATCCGAGCTGGCGCACGACCTGCGCACGGCCGGCTACGCGCTGCTGCGCCCCCTTGATGTCGCCGCCCTCGCCGGCTGCAGCATCGGCGACCTGAATGCGCTGGTCCCCGCCTGGGACTACCTCGCGCCGGACAACTACCTCAAGGACGGCGGCCGCTACCGGCGCCGCCGCCACTCCTGCTTCATCGACGACGGCGCCGCGTTGGCGCAGACGCCGCATCGCGCGCACTGGCAGCCGATCGAATACAACGCCCTTCACGGCGGCATGCACCGGCTGTTCGAGCCGATCGAGCCGGCGACCATCGCGCAGCCGGCGTGGAGCAAGCTGCTGCATGCGCTCGGGCAGGCCTGCTCCGCGGTCAAAGGCGCGCAGCCGTGGCACGTCGAAGCGCACCAGTTCCGCATCGACACGCTCGAAGGCATCGGGCGGCCGACGCCGGAGGGAGCGCACCGGGACGGCGTCGATTTCGTCGCCGTGCTGCTGGTCGGGCGCCACAACATCAAGGGCGGCGAAACGCGTATCTTCGAAGCGGCCGGCCCTGGCGGCAAGCGCTTCACGATGCTCGAGCCCTGGACGCTGCTGATGCTCGACGACGCCGCAGTGATCCACGAGTCCACGCCGATCCAGCCGACCGGCGAGAACGGCTACCGCGACACGCTGGTGCTGACCTGGCGCGCCGGCGCTTTCCAGGGCGAGGACGCGCCGCCGGATCCGGTATAG
- a CDS encoding TonB-dependent receptor, giving the protein MPTRLRPLPCALAALLMHASCHADDDVLQRILVQGSRASQLGIADSANAGTVSQKQLEARTVYRPGELLEATPGLIVSQHSGEGKANQFYLRGFNLDHGTDLRTTVDDMPVNQRSHAHGQGWTDLNFVIPELAARLDYRKGPYSAQEGDFASAGSAAMTYSNRLTQNVASATIGQNGYARTMLAGSPDAGKGSVLYALELLHNDGPFVHPDDYQKVNGVLRYSEGYANNGFSVTAMAYSGKWNATDQVPLRAVDAGALDRFDAIDPTDGGNAHRYSLSGVWRRTGSDSASKVSVYMIRNQLDLYSNFTYFLDDPVNGDQFSQPDRRVTSGVNASHTWHAHPGGRVSDFTVGFQLQNDNIFNGLYHTKARERLSATREDHVTETSLGVYVENHTRWNDWLRTTAGVRGDAYRFKVRGDLAANSGTANDSLLSPSLNLAFGPWKQTDFYVNFGNGFHSNDARGTVAQVAGLVRSRGMEAGVRTEIVPGLQTSLSLYRLDFDSELTFVGDAGTTEAGRPSRRNGIEISNYYKPLKWLTIDVDAAFARARSRDFAPEGDRIPGAVEGVGQIALTVDQLGAWSGALRLRYFGPRPLIEDNSVRSKPSMTINGRIAYRISKSMKVELEGFNLANRRDSAIDYLYASRLKNETAAVTDIHFHPIESRSARVTLIRNW; this is encoded by the coding sequence ATGCCAACGAGACTACGCCCACTCCCTTGCGCGCTTGCGGCGCTGCTGATGCACGCTTCCTGCCACGCCGACGACGATGTCCTGCAGCGCATCCTGGTGCAGGGTTCGCGCGCGAGCCAGCTGGGCATCGCCGATTCGGCCAACGCCGGCACCGTCAGCCAGAAGCAGCTCGAGGCGCGCACCGTGTACCGGCCCGGCGAACTGCTCGAAGCGACGCCCGGGCTGATCGTGAGCCAGCATAGCGGCGAAGGCAAGGCCAACCAGTTCTACCTGCGCGGCTTCAACCTCGATCACGGCACCGACCTGCGCACCACCGTGGATGACATGCCGGTCAACCAGCGCAGCCACGCGCACGGCCAGGGCTGGACCGACCTCAATTTCGTGATCCCCGAACTGGCCGCGCGGCTCGATTACAGGAAGGGGCCGTACTCGGCGCAGGAAGGCGATTTCGCCTCCGCCGGCAGCGCCGCGATGACGTATTCCAACCGGCTGACGCAAAACGTGGCCAGCGCCACCATCGGCCAGAACGGCTATGCGCGCACCATGCTGGCCGGATCACCCGACGCAGGCAAGGGCAGCGTGCTGTACGCGCTCGAGCTGCTGCACAACGACGGACCGTTCGTCCATCCCGACGACTACCAGAAGGTCAACGGGGTGCTGCGCTACAGCGAAGGCTACGCCAACAACGGCTTCTCGGTGACCGCGATGGCCTACAGCGGCAAGTGGAATGCGACCGACCAGGTGCCGTTGCGCGCGGTGGACGCCGGCGCCCTGGACCGCTTCGATGCGATCGACCCGACCGACGGCGGCAACGCGCACCGCTACAGCCTGTCGGGCGTGTGGCGCCGCACCGGGTCCGACTCGGCCTCCAAGGTGAGCGTCTACATGATCCGCAACCAGCTGGACCTGTATTCGAACTTCACCTACTTCCTCGACGATCCCGTCAACGGCGACCAGTTCAGCCAGCCGGACCGGCGCGTCACCAGCGGCGTGAACGCGAGCCATACGTGGCACGCGCACCCGGGCGGGCGGGTGTCCGACTTCACCGTCGGCTTCCAGCTGCAAAACGATAATATCTTCAACGGCTTGTACCACACGAAGGCACGCGAGCGCCTGTCCGCCACGCGGGAAGACCACGTGACCGAAACCAGCCTTGGCGTGTATGTCGAAAACCACACGCGCTGGAACGACTGGTTGCGCACCACCGCCGGCGTGCGCGGGGACGCTTACCGCTTCAAGGTGCGCGGCGATCTGGCCGCCAATTCGGGCACTGCGAACGACAGCCTGCTCAGTCCATCGTTGAACCTGGCGTTCGGGCCGTGGAAGCAGACCGACTTTTACGTCAATTTCGGCAACGGCTTTCACAGCAACGACGCGCGCGGCACCGTGGCGCAGGTCGCGGGCCTGGTGCGTTCGCGCGGAATGGAGGCTGGCGTGCGCACCGAGATCGTGCCGGGCCTGCAAACGTCGCTGTCGCTGTATCGCCTCGACTTCGATTCCGAGCTTACTTTTGTTGGCGACGCCGGCACGACAGAAGCGGGCCGCCCCAGCCGGCGCAACGGCATCGAGATTTCGAATTACTACAAGCCGCTGAAGTGGCTGACCATCGACGTCGATGCGGCGTTCGCGCGCGCCCGTTCGCGCGACTTTGCGCCGGAAGGCGACCGCATACCGGGCGCGGTCGAAGGCGTCGGCCAGATCGCGCTGACCGTGGACCAGCTGGGCGCCTGGTCGGGCGCGCTGCGGCTGCGCTATTTCGGCCCGCGTCCGCTCATCGAAGACAACAGCGTGCGGTCCAAACCAAGCATGACCATCAACGGCCGCATCGCCTACCGCATCAGCAAGTCCATGAAGGTCGAACTGGAAGGCTTCAACCTGGCCAACCGGCGCGATTCGGCGATCGACTACCTGTACGCGTCGCGCCTGAAGAACGAAACGGCGGCGGTCACGGACATCCACTTCCACCCGATCGAGTCGCGCTCGGCGCGCGTCACGCTGATCAGGAACTGGTAA